The following proteins are encoded in a genomic region of Huiozyma naganishii CBS 8797 chromosome 9, complete genome:
- the ADP1 gene encoding putative ATP-dependent permease ADP1 (similar to Saccharomyces cerevisiae ADP1 (YCR011C); ancestral locus Anc_1.427) — protein MRNRFMVRWALHLVVLCSTVLVKSVLAQDFDIFDISRRINGIYAAELEKQLSFLTVQEGPVSKQDGDKCPPCFNCMLPIFECKQFSTCNEYNGRCECIDGFAGDDCSAPLCGALSDGNDKRPLRNDTTNRCDCEDGWGGINCNICELDSVCDAFMPDPTVSGTCYKQGMIVNKLYQGCDVVNEKILEVLKGKIPQVTFSCDKAGGECNFQFWIERVESFYCGLDNCTFEYDLATNTSHYTCADARCQCIPGTMLCGANGSIDIGEFLTETVRGPGDFTCDLDNRECKFNEPAMDDLISTVFGDPCIELKCESGECLHYSEIPGYNPPDAGNGYMSWEAKVALTLTSLSLLGLVTAAIFYISNSPFFKNGSLYSTSGSDNSGDDGENFLRAQVLTTLSFENISYDVPGAKDSKIEEKVLNSITGMVKPGQMLAIMGGSGAGKTTLLDILAMKRKTGRVQGTIAVNGHSILNKLYSKMIGFVDQDDFLLPTLTVYETVLNSALLRLPRSMPFTAKRKRVNRVLEELRIMDIKDRIIGNDFERGISGGEKRRVSIACELVTSPAILFLDEPTSGLDANNANNVIECLVRLAKNYNRTLVLSIHQPRSNIFNLFDKLVLLSDGEMIYSGDAIRVNEFLLNNGYKCPTNYNIADYLIDITFDSTNKLKAKKRKAGGEEGHTLSNMLSPDGNSDSGIQNEWEHYAVHRDEIRSLLADDELAMGDSEDAANMLQVQKLHESFRDGPYFGELMQEIKLVQDSQGDHMTLIPKSSKPATFLQQLSILCSRTFKNIYRNPKLLMANYLLTALLSLFLGVLYYHVSNDISGFQNRMGLFFFILTYFGFVTFTGLSSFSVERIIFLKERSNNYYGPAAYYLSKIICDILPLRVIPPVLMVMIVYPLVQLNYTAGAFYKCILILILFNVGVSLEILTIGIVFEDLNNSIILSVLVLLGSLLFSGLFINTHDITNAAFRYLKNFSIFYYSYESLLINEVKTLMLREKKYGLNIEVPGATILSTFGFLTQNMVFDIRVLVAFNIFFAVVGYLALKFIVIERK, from the coding sequence ATGAGGAATAGATTTATGGTGCGGTGGGCTCTACATTTGGTGGTTTTGTGCAGCACGGTGCTGGTCAAGTCTGTGCTAGCACAGGATTTCGATATTTTCGATATCAGTCGAAGAATTAACGGTATCTACGCCGCCGAACTCGAGAAGCAACTGTCCTTCTTGACCGTGCAAGAGGGTCCTGTTTCCAAACAAGACGGCGACAAATGTCCACCGTGTTTCAACTGCATGCTCCCCATATTCGAGTGTAAGCAATTTTCGACTTGTAACGAATATAACGGCAGGTGCGAGTGTATAGACGGGTTTGCCGGTGACGACTGTTCTGCACCGCTCTGTGGGGCACTTTCAGACGGGAACGATAAAAGGCCCCTGAGAAACGACACTACCAATCGATGTGACTGTGAAGACGGGTGGGGGGGGATCAACTGTAATATCTGTGAGCTGGACTCAGTTTGCGATGCATTCATGCCGGACCCAACCGTCAGCGGTACTTGCTACAAGCAGGGGATGATTGTCAATAAACTGTACCAAGGTTGCGATGTGGTCAACGAGAAAATATTGGAAGTCTTGAAGGGGAAGATCCCACAGGTGACCTTCTCATGTGACAAAGCTGGGGGTGAGTGCAACTTCCAGTTCTGGATAGAACGGGTGGAGAGTTTCTACTGTGGCCTGGATAACTGTACCTTTGAGTACGACCTGGCAACTAATACCTCGCATTACACGTGCGCGGATGCAAGGTGTCAGTGTATCCCGGGGACCATGCTATGCGGGGCCAATGGATCCATCGATATAGGCGAATTTCTAACAGAGACAGTGAGAGGACCCGGTGACTTCACTTGTGATCTCGATAACAGAGAGTGCAAGTTTAATGAGCCCGCAATGGACGACCTGATATCTACAGTTTTCGGGGACCCCTGCATCGAGCTGAAGTGTGAGTCCGGGGAATGTCTGCATTATAGTGAGATTCCAGGTTACAACCCTCCTGATGCGGGGAATGGGTACATGAGCTGGGAGGCGAAAGTTGCATTGACATTGACCTCTCTGTCCCTGTTGGGTCTTGTGACAGCAGCCATTTTTTACATCTCGAACTCAccatttttcaaaaatggaTCACTGTATTCAACATCCGGTAGTGATAACTCCGGTGACGATGGGGAGAATTTCTTGAGGGCACAGGTATTGACTACCTTGTcctttgaaaatatcagtTACGATGTCCCGGGGGCTAAAGATTCCAAAATAGAGGAGAAAGTATTGAATAGCATCACAGGTATGGTTAAACCAGGTCAAATGCTAGCTATCATGGGTGGCTCCGGTGCAGGGAAAACTACGCTACTTGATATATTGGCAATGAAGCGTAAAACTGGCCGTGTTCAAGGCACGATTGCAGTAAATGGTCACAGTATTTTGAATAAGCTGTATTCCAAGATGATCGGGTTTGTCGATCAAGACGATTTTTTACTCCCCACTTTGACCGTCTATGAGACCGTCTTAAACAGTGCCCTTCTTCGATTACCAAGGTCGATGCCCTTCACTGCGAAACGTAAGCGTGTGAATCGTGTCTTGGAGGAATTAAGAATAATGGACATAAAGGATAGGATCATTGGGAACGATTTCGAGAGAGGTATTAGTGGAGGTGAAAAGAGACGTGTCTCTATCGCTTGTGAATTGGTCACCTCTCCAGCGATACTGTTCTTGGATGAGCCGACTTCGGGGTTGGATGCGAACAACGCAAACAACGTTATAGAGTGTCTTGTGAGGCTTGCCAAAAATTATAACAGAACTCTTGTCCTGTCGATCCATCAGCCCAGATCCAAcattttcaatttgtttGATAAGTTGGTTCTTCTTAGTGACGGGGAGATGATTTACTCTGGTGATGCTATTCGAGTCAACGAATTCCTGCTCAACAACGGGTACAAATGCCCGACCAATTACAACATCGCGGATTACCTGATAGACATCACCTTCGATTCGACAAACAAGTTGAAAGCTAAGAAGCGGAAAGCGGGTGGTGAAGAAGGTCACACACTCTCTAACATGTTATCCCCAGATGGGAACTCTGATTCTGGTATCCAGAATGAGTGGGAGCATTATGCGGTTCATAGGGATGAGATCCGCAGTCTATTGGCGGATGACGAGTTGGCGATGGGGGACTCTGAAGATGCTGCCAACATGCTACAAGTGCAAAAATTGCATGAAAGTTTTAGGGACGGTCCATATTTCGGTGAGTTGATGCAAGAGATCAAGTTGGTCCAGGATTCGCAGGGCGACCATATGACTTTGATACCTAAATCCAGCAAGCCTGCTACTTTCCTACAACAGTTATCGATTTTGTGCTCAAGGACTTTCAAGAACATCTACCGGAACCCGAAACTGTTGATGGCAAACTATCTGTTGACCGCTCTTCTAAGTTTGTTCCTCGGGGTGTTGTACTACCATGTGAGCAATGATATCAGTGGGTTCCAGAACAGGATGGGgttatttttctttatcttgACGTATTTCGGGTTTGTCACTTTCACTGGGTTGAGTTCTTTCTCTGTAGAGCGgataatttttttgaaggagaggtCCAACAATTACTATGGGCCGGCCGCTTACTACTTGTCCAAGATCATATGTGATATATTACCTCTACGGGTGATCCCACCTGTGTTGATGGTGATGATAGTGTACCCTCTAGTGCAACTAAATTACACTGCAGGCGCATTCTACAAGTGcattttgattttgattcTGTTCAATGTGGGTGTATCATTGGAGATTCTGACTATTGGTATTGTGTTTGAGGATCTGAACAACTCGATCATCCTTAGTGTCCTTGTGCTTCTTGGTTCGTTGCTGTTCAGCGGCCTGTTCATCAACACGCACGACATCACGAACGCTGCGTTCCGatacttgaagaactttTCCATCTTCTACTACAGTTACGAGtcgttgttgatcaacgagGTGAAGACGCTGATGTTAAGGGAGAAGAAATACGGTTTGAATATAGAAGTGCCCGGTGCTACGATCTTGAGCACTTTTGGGTTTCTGACGCAGAACATGGTGTTTGACATCCGTGTGCTTGTTGCGTTCAACATTTTCTTTGCCGTTGTTGGGTACCTCGCGTTGAAGTTCATTGTCATCGAGAGGAAGTGA
- the RPC34 gene encoding DNA-directed RNA polymerase III subunit C34 (similar to Saccharomyces cerevisiae RPC34 (YNR003C); ancestral locus Anc_1.426) encodes MSALVGGLIDGSGGSPLGPQLSDHARELHTKMLGSVAGVPKMYTQKELQTLLPLVKSLGDLMMIVQELLDHNLIKLVKQNNELKFQAVDASEAAKKTAMSSEESLVYSYIEASGREGIWSKTIKARTNLHQHVVLKCLKSLESQRYVKSVKSVKYPTRKIYMLYNLQPSVEVTGGPWFTEGELDVEFINSLLTIVWRFVAENTFPNGFGDDTTTQSRDVQYVPGHKSYSSTGEILEFISASQVTNVQLRASDIRALCEVLLYDDKLEQTGHDCYRATLQSLNQLSGGVEANEARDPKGTQPALSDCDEFSIFDHYKVVPPVHSDAEAVFFDEWVL; translated from the coding sequence ATGAGTGCATTAGTAGGTGGATTGATCGATGGTAGTGGCGGCAGTCCCCTGGGACCACAGCTGAGCGACCACGCCCGAGAGTTGCACACGAAGATGCTGGGATCTGTAGCGGGAGTCCCCAAGATGTACACGCAGAAGGAACTACAGACGTTGTTACCCCTCGTGAAGTCGCTTGGAGACCTGATGATGATTGTGCAGGAGTTACTGGACCACAACCTGATCAAGCTCGTGAAGCAGAACAACGAGTTGAAGTTCCAAGCTGTGGATGCGAGCGAGGCCGCGAAGAAAACGGCAATGTCGTCCGAGGAGTCCCTCGTGTACTCGTACATCGAGGCGAGTGGCCGAGAAGGGATATGGTCCAAGACGATCAAAGCGCGGACCAACCTGCACCAGCACGTGGTCCTCAAGTGTCTCAAATCGTTGGAGTCGCAACGGTACGTCAAGTCCGTGAAATCGGTGAAGTACCCCACCAGGAAGATCTACATGCTCTACAATCTACAGCCGAGTGTGGAGGTCACCGGTGGCCCCTGGTTCACAGAGGGGGAACTCGACGTCGAGTTCATCAACTCCCTGCTGACGATCGTGTGGAGGTTTGTCGCAGAGAACACTTTCCCCAACGGGTTTGGAGACGACACCACCACGCAGTCACGCGATGTACAGTACGTCCCTGGCCACAAGAGTTACTCCTCCACGGGCGAGATCCTCGAGTTCATCAGCGCGTCACAGGTGACTAACGTGCAGCTACGTGCAAGCGATATCCGTGCCCTGTGCGAGGTGCTACTGTACGACGACAAGCTGGAGCAGACGGGCCACGACTGCTACCGTGCGACACTGCAGTCACTGAACCAGCTGAGCGGTGGCGTAGAAGCGAACGAAGCGCGGGACCCAAAGGGAACCCAGCCGGCGCTATCAGACTGCGACGAGTTCTCCATCTTCGACCACTACAAAGTGGTGCCGCCCGTGCACAGCGACGCGGAGGCCGTGTTCTTCGACGAGTGGGTGCTGTAG
- the ADY2 gene encoding Ady2p (similar to Saccharomyces cerevisiae ADY2 (YCR010C) and ATO2 (YNR002C); ancestral locus Anc_1.425) — MSDKENMSGNTDLENQIPGNDNDNGSIGRIYTSGAHDEYVYIGRQKFLKSDLYGAFGGTLQPGLAPASTHRFGNPAPLGLSAFALTTFVLSMFNAHAQGIVTPNVVVGLAMFYGGLVQLIAGIWEIALENTFGGTALCSYGGFWLSFAAIYIPWFGILEAYKVKESDLGNALGFYLLGWSIFTFGLTMCTLKSTVMFFLLFFLLAITFLLLSIGEFTHKYGVTRAGGVLGVVVAFIAWYNAYAGVATRQNSYLLAKAIPLPATEKTIF; from the coding sequence ATGTCTGACAAGGAAAACATGAGTGGGAACACTGACCTGGAGAACCAGATCCCTGGGAACGATAATGACAATGGGTCCATTGGGAGAATCTACACGAGCGGTGCTCACGACGAGTACGTGTACATTGGGAGGCagaagttcttgaaatctGACCTGTACGGTGCCTTCGGTGGTACGTTGCAGCCTGGGCTCGCTCCTGCGTCCACGCACCGGTTTGGGAACCCTGCGCCATTGGGGTTGTCCGCCTTCGCGTTGACCACTTTTGTTCTGTCCATGTTTAACGCCCACGCTCAGGGGATTGTCACTCCAAACGTCGTCGTTGGGTTGGCAATGTTCTACGGTGGTCTCGTACAGTTGATTGCAGGTATCTGGGAGATCGCTCTGGAGAACACTTTCGGTGGTACTGCTCTGTGCTCCTACGGTGGGTTCTGGTTGTCCTTTGCAGCAATATACATCCCCTGGTTCGGTATCCTGGAGGCCTACAAGGTCAAGGAGAGCGACTTGGGAAACGCTTTAGGGTTCTACTTGCTGGGTTGGAGTATCTTTACCTTCGGTTTGACCATGTGCACTTTGAAATCAACGGTAATGTTCTTCCTGTTGTTTTTCTTACTGGCGATAACTTTCCTACTGCTTTCCATCGGGGAATTTACACACAAGTACGGTGTCACAAGAGCAGGTGGGGTTCTAGGTGTCGTTGTCGCATTCATAGCATGGTACAACGCCTACGCAGGTGTCGCCACAAGACAGAACTCGTACCTATTGGCAAAGGCCATCCCCTTACCCGCTACAGAGAAGACCATCTTTTAA
- the KNAG0I00560 gene encoding uncharacterized protein (similar to Saccharomyces cerevisiae YJL206C; ancestral locus Anc_1.128), translated as MNGLKPDRQPKMLVLSANSVTRQLQLKEQRVRTACSMCRRKKRKCDGRVPCSFCTKNHYQCIYKNASHGSTTREAFSAKSSSLYALDSTVAPIENITDQKDQNYNRPPHTNLSLNSQLRQTLEKCITSKDETVKKNLLAWMEKSPDREVPAGLVNTDPRLEHILPPRDVALKLIILAWNKACVLFRFYHRPTIVKILDSLYDEDSSVAWSSANEALIYSVLAVGSLFSHTSSNTELTILQRYCGDHGGSFFSYSKRLIDLYCVSDLRTIQTVFMMSLYLQFCADLSAAHNLIGIALRSSIREGYHLKSSLVGPTVIEDEVKKRLFWSIYKMNAYLTSLLGFPTTLSDTLIDQEIPLDIDDDRITVLGIQEPLGTTAGDTTRISSCGMNNEHTRLMTVLSHVYEYTSTFTLGATLSQVDTIREHISSLEREIESWRRDLPEPLRLGHETGPYVLPCKLLRLDRCLTQLVLYRPFLGYVVLDANLHVGLQYQISMATRCVEVSLAILRTFLELVREKLFTAEYWYAIYSVYHAFSVLSLYREHSVAGSNCELRKTVESVYLVAFRIFVACCNATTVGRHSLLCLRSNFKLCETRVVNVGELLVTGIGQSGMEEGPVLQSQFDMKSASPGQLYSSDSENDSVGVVSDGPIFDSEDVLDTLLYFLEV; from the coding sequence ATGAACGGACTCAAGCCAGACAGACAGCCGAAGATGCTTGTTCTGTCTGCAAATTCTGTCACCAGACAATTACAACTGAAGGAACAGCGTGTTAGAACGGCGTGTTCGATGTGcaggaggaagaaaaggaagtGCGATGGGCGGGTGCCTTGCTCCTTCTGTACGAAAAATCACTACCAGTGTATATACAAGAACGCATCGCATGGCAGCACAACTAGGGAGGCATTTTCTGCGAAATCCTCTTCGTTGTATGCACTGGACTCCACAGTGGCCCCGATTGAAAACATAACAGATCAAAAAGACCAAAACTATAATCGACCGCCTCACACGAACTTGTCGCTTAACTCGCAACTGCGGCAGACATTGGAGAAATGCATAACCTCAAAGGACGAAACCGTGAAGAAAAATCTGCTAGCGTGGATGGAAAAGAGTCCGGACAGGGAAGTTCCAGCTGGTTTGGTGAACACGGATCCGAGACTGGAGCATATCTTACCTCCTAGGGATGTTGCTCTGAAACTTATAATTCTTGCCTGGAATAAAGCGTGCGTGTTATTCCGGTTTTACCACCGACCTACCATTGTGAAGATTTTAGACTCCCTGTATGACGAGGACTCGTCCGTGGCGTGGAGCAGCGCAAACGAGGCGCTCATTTACTCCGTACTGGCTGTTGGATCATTGTTCTCCCATACGAGCTCAAACACAGAGTTGACGATCTTGCAGCGATACTGTGGCGACCATGGGGGGTCCTTTTTCTCCTATTCGAAACGGTTGATCGATCTATACTGTGTTTCCGATTTGCGTACCATCCAGACCGTTTTCATGATGTCTTTATACTTACAATTCTGTGCTGATTTGAGCGCTGCACACAACCTGATTGGGATTGCTCTACGGAGCTCCATCAGGGAGGGGTACCATCTCAAGTCCTCGCTTGTGGGCCCCACAGTGATCGAAGATGAGGTGAAAAAACGGCTCTTCTGGTCTATTTACAAGATGAACGCGTACCTGACTAGTCTGTTGGGGTTTCCAACGACTCTATCTGACACACTAATCGACCAAGAGATCCCCTTGGATATTGACGATGACAGAATCACAGTTCTTGGAATCCAAGAGCCGCTTGGCACGACTGCTGGGGACACGACCCGGATCAGCAGCTGTGGTATGAACAACGAGCACACGAGACTGATGACGGTGCTCTCTCACGTGTACGAGTACACCTCCACGTTCACCCTGGGGGCGACTCTGTCCCAGGTTGATACGATCCGCGAGCACATCTCATCGCTGGAGCGCGAGATCGAGTCCTGGCGCCGCGATCTACCGGAACCCCTACGATTGGGGCACGAAACGGGGCCCTACGTGCTCCCCTGTAAGTTACTCCGGCTGGACCGGTGTCTGACCCAGCTCGTGTTGTATCGGCCCTTCCTTGGGTACGTAGTGCTGGATGCAAACTTGCACGTTGGGTTGCAATATCAGATCTCGATGGCGACCCGTTGCGTGGAGGTATCGCTTGCCATCTTGCGTACTTTTTTGGAGTTGGTAAGGGAGAAACTATTCACCGCGGAGTACTGGTACGCTATTTACAGTGTCTACCATGCATTCAGTGTTTTGTCACTGTACCGTGAGCATTCCGTTGCGGGTAGTAACTGTGAACTCCGCAAGACTGTGGAGAGTGTGTACTTGGTTGCGTTCCGTATTTTCGTGGCCTGTTGCAACGCGACGACAGTGGGGAGACACTCGCTTCTGTGTCTGCGTAGCAATTTCAAGCTGTGTGAGACGAGGGTTGTGAATGTCGGTGAGTTGCTAGTGACCGGTATTGGCCAGTCTGGCATGGAAGAGGGACCAGTTTTGCAAAGCCAGTTTGACATGAAGTCTGCCTCCCCCGGGCAACTTTACAGCAGTGACAGTGAGAACGACAGTGTCGGTGTTGTCTCCGATGGCCCCATCTTTGATTCAGAAGATGTTTTAGACACACTGTTATATTTTTTAGAGGTCTAA
- the NCE101 gene encoding Nce101p (similar to Saccharomyces cerevisiae NCE101 (YJL205C); ancestral locus Anc_1.129) has product MTKHAPYLLGRIWDPIVAICIGTTSYYVFERRRLSIASKTGGSTTVLLSRSNHTEG; this is encoded by the coding sequence ATGACAAAACACGCGCCATATCTGTTGGGTAGAATTTGGGATCCGATTGTGGCTATTTGTATTGGAACCACTAGTTACTACGTCTTTGAGAGGAGACGATTGAGCATAGCAAGTAAGACTGGCGGTTCTACGACTGTCTTATTGTCCCGATCAAACCATACTGAGGGATGA
- the AIM14 gene encoding putative metalloreductase (similar to Saccharomyces cerevisiae YGL160W; ancestral locus Anc_1.379), which produces MMPVSAELFKRHGNTHYANIGYGYYVLAVSVVYVAFLYGIKFIPRKWSQSNRFLRYVTGLSVPLHLLILMLPIFVPFVHHYSFREHVSVYIKRVGRLSYVLLSLNLFLTLRSPISPFRTLYEYADFLPLHKWLSRLIVILGLVHGIWFVAKWANDPNVSLVEKMWHKKRNTVGILISVQCLLLIILSLRTIRRKWYWLFYFNHNITNIGLLFLTAVHARPNIVKPYIFINCLLVIVHGVNRIWNVQRMEINYKLRCGGGESNFVIVSLPLTRPTTETLECSHVRVSPYRIYNPLYWLTASHPYTVVEQTENDLKLVINESTFKMIPEKQYSVQFCGFSDNAESPITRSIPEDPCTRIVIVAGGSGISYTIPFYRQLTQRTQYTNVQFVWITRRLEEYEFIEQNLRGLLPETAEIYVTGNPLQEQRAIITTTTPAMHQDGGTEGLDFEAIELGQWTPQQQQQQQKQQPGGEQRKIHSGRFEWGALLGRSGSAVTGEQPAEGDRGGGTWLLSCGPESLVDSASRFAQENGYGVQKESYSV; this is translated from the coding sequence ATGATGCCTGTGTCTGCTGAGCTTTTCAAGAGACACGGTAACACCCATTACGCGAATATTGGGTACGGTTACTATGTGCTCGCCGTAAGCGTGGTCTACGTTGCATTTCTTTACGGTATCAAGTTTATACCGAGGAAATGGAGTCAGAGCAATAGATTCTTGAGATATGTTACCGGTTTGAGCGTACCACTCCACTTATTGATCTTAATGCTACCAATCTTTGTGCCGTTTGTTCATCACTATTCCTTCCGTGAACACGTATCGGTTTATATCAAACGGGTTGGAAGATTAAGTTACGTTTTACTCTCGTTAAATCTGTTTCTTACGTTAAGGTCACCAATTTCACCGTTTAGAACTCTTTACGAATATGCGGATTTTTTACCACTTCATAAATGGTTATCCCGTTTGATAGTAATTTTGGGATTAGTCCACGGTATTTGGTTTGTTGCCAAATGGGCAAATGACCCTAATGTGTCCCTTGTTGAGAAAATGTGGCATAAGAAACGAAATACCGTTGGAATTTTAATATCTGTACAGTGCTTACTACTTATTATACTTTCTTTGAGAACAATAAGACGGAAATGGTATTGGTTGTTTTACTTCAACCATAACATAACAAACATCGGCTTACTATTCCTCACGGCGGTCCATGCTCGCCCCAATATCGTCAAACCTTACATTTTCATCAATTGTCTGTTGGTTATTGTCCATGGAGTGAACCGTATCTGGAATGTCCAAAGAATGGAGATCAATTACAAGCTGAGatgtggtggtggtgaaTCCAATTTTGTCATTGTTTCATTGCCCCTCACGCGCCCAACAACGGAAACGTTGGAATGTTCGCACGTTAGAGTGAGCCCCTATCGAATCTACAACCCACTGTACTGGCTGACAGCGTCTCACCCATACACTGTCGTCGAGCAGACGGAGAACGATTTGAAACTCGTCATAAACGAGTCCACATTCAAAATGATTCCGGAGAAACAGTACTCTGTACAATTCTGTGGGTTCTCAGACAATGCGGAAAGTCCAATAACACGTTCCATACCGGAGGACCCCTGTACGAGAATAGTCATTGTTGCAGGCGGTAGTGGGATATCGTACACGATCCCCTTTTACAGACAACTTACACAGAGGACGCAGTATACGAATGTACAGTTCGTGTGGATAACGAGGCGCCTTGAGGAGTACGAATTCATTGAGCAGAACTTGAGGGGCCTTCTACCGGAGACCGCAGAGATATACGTCACTGGGAACCcactacaagaacaaaggGCGATAATCACCACCACAACACCCGCGATGCACCAAGATGGGGGTACTGAGGGGTTGGACTTCGAAGCGATCGAGTTGGGACAGTGGacaccgcagcagcagcagcagcagcagaagcagcagcCCGGAGGGGAACAACGTAAAATTCACTCCGGTAGATTCGAGTGGGGAGCGCTACTTGGAAGATCCGGCAGCGCGGTAACCGGAGAACAACCGGCCGAAGGTGATCGTGGCGGCGGGACGTGGCTGCTCTCCTGCGGGCCGGAATCGCTCGTGGACTCTGCCAGTCGATTCGCGCAGGAGAACGGGTACGGCGTCCAAAAGGAGTCGTACTCGGTGTGA